A single window of Coriobacteriia bacterium DNA harbors:
- a CDS encoding restriction endonuclease, SacI family, which translates to MRVDKVQARETLMKAVALAKSDTALPTEWEAHSVALRADAMPTTYTPFVFTALLAKATNPAVDALSIKAAAGPRGYSARSLAKDVVVPVAQEVGIDLRTKGPEPLNNQPFFAYSRVDAIDRSKDSGALDYLLSALRRVECLDAPQALLALAAFVRTGIKHFDGERIPYVVAARGLAQLLPAVEEFLAENPEGGQRAQAVVAAAMSCVFTDVRTGLVNDPSRHLPGDVVVYGRRDNPILSIEVRAKLVTPADAERFRSRLMGAGVLKALVVALAAQQAPFDYDSIVDLGTGETAPTLQVVVGPVDLLATAATWSPTSVDQFASNFPKHLAERLLQVGAPRSTVSRWARLTYDFREG; encoded by the coding sequence GTGAGAGTCGACAAGGTTCAGGCACGAGAGACCCTGATGAAGGCAGTGGCTCTTGCGAAGTCAGACACCGCACTCCCAACTGAGTGGGAGGCCCATTCAGTAGCGCTTCGTGCCGACGCCATGCCAACTACGTACACGCCGTTCGTCTTCACGGCATTGTTAGCGAAGGCCACCAACCCAGCTGTTGATGCTCTGTCGATCAAGGCGGCAGCGGGACCTCGTGGCTACTCCGCACGTTCGCTCGCGAAGGACGTTGTGGTGCCAGTGGCCCAAGAGGTCGGCATCGATCTGCGCACGAAGGGGCCGGAGCCGCTCAACAACCAGCCGTTCTTCGCCTACTCGAGGGTCGACGCGATTGACCGCTCCAAGGACTCGGGCGCACTCGACTACTTGCTCTCCGCACTTCGCCGCGTAGAGTGTCTGGACGCACCTCAGGCGCTGCTTGCCCTGGCCGCTTTCGTGCGAACTGGCATCAAGCACTTCGATGGAGAGCGGATCCCGTATGTGGTGGCCGCCCGAGGTCTTGCGCAACTTCTACCAGCGGTTGAGGAGTTCCTCGCGGAGAATCCCGAGGGCGGTCAACGGGCGCAGGCCGTGGTTGCAGCGGCCATGTCGTGCGTGTTCACTGATGTGCGCACAGGACTAGTGAACGACCCGTCGCGACACCTGCCCGGCGACGTGGTGGTCTACGGCCGTCGCGACAACCCGATACTGTCAATCGAAGTTCGAGCGAAGCTGGTAACGCCGGCTGACGCTGAGCGTTTCCGATCCCGTCTGATGGGTGCTGGCGTCCTCAAGGCACTCGTAGTCGCCTTGGCTGCACAGCAGGCACCCTTCGACTATGACTCGATTGTGGACCTCGGCACAGGGGAGACGGCCCCTACTCTGCAGGTTGTGGTTGGGCCCGTCGACCTTCTCGCAACAGCAGCTACCTGGAGCCCCACGTCGGTTGACCAGTTCGCCAGCAACTTCCCCAAGCATCTCGCGGAGCGGCTTCTGCAGGTTGGTGCTCCGAGATCCACCGTGTCGCGGTGGGCTCGCTTGACCTACGACTTTCGGGAGGGATAG
- a CDS encoding ATP-binding protein, with translation MGRKTRVITFVVLVIALTAAFYIVAGQDFLLDVPTLVVYTSLVTMTLVVFLVEHYFGTPSGALATSISGVLLLIPAYEGLSDLGPVYWLILVWCVGLVACSSAALMILPDREAHGAKAERARSTSARLKGLSVQYGSARLVFGSIAVTTALVYMMDDPYLVGLVFLYVVVIFGLDTRRLGASRPLETTVVGTIVRIEPNNVLRVTVGKYSDLVAGSKVAYILPGDDASARRQGTVAKVYRTIGGPEAVVIEDVGVLAPAGPAFEHGDVAVLPEAATASGVGLVSDNSRISSIKVQTLSLSGLQEGSLLAANVAADGDQTEVIYQVFDAAVRHEDAQALTIAEAVQLGVWSTAECGLVRYGWVPPVNTLITPVDGSCSTSVPDESILLGHLPGTEYPVALNRDALRGTHIAILGVTGCGKSVTSRYLLKELATDHSRVVVVDLTGEYGRLLRDPAPNAIVTQEVQGKLIASIEKLMLQMAEFPNKRDQNLIRDCEANLDKGFRQSLGDWITADDGTYALLELPSFENTATSLEYTRWFLRTLFDIARTDGLAGKNVTVVLEEAHTVVPEWNFAGARGDRSAEGLLNSIAQIALQGRKYGIGFVVIAQRTANVSKTVLTQCSSVIAFRSYDNTSADFLSNYLGDELVKALPNLPDRHAIVVGSAFRSQVPLICQVLDIDEGNAEDGTVGTGLEAQESADPLPDTLVGAPSIGESSHPSVPSGLDDDIPF, from the coding sequence TTGGGACGCAAGACAAGAGTTATCACGTTCGTCGTGCTGGTCATTGCGCTGACCGCAGCGTTCTACATCGTCGCCGGGCAAGACTTCCTGTTGGACGTGCCGACCCTGGTCGTGTACACGTCGCTAGTGACCATGACGCTGGTCGTCTTCCTTGTAGAGCACTACTTCGGCACACCGTCCGGTGCGCTGGCGACCTCAATCTCCGGAGTGTTACTACTGATTCCCGCGTACGAGGGCTTGAGCGATTTGGGCCCGGTGTACTGGCTCATCCTTGTCTGGTGCGTTGGACTCGTTGCGTGCTCGAGCGCTGCCCTCATGATCCTGCCTGACAGGGAGGCGCACGGGGCGAAGGCCGAGAGGGCGAGGTCGACTTCGGCCCGCCTCAAGGGGCTGAGCGTTCAGTACGGCAGCGCCCGACTCGTCTTCGGCTCGATTGCGGTGACCACAGCGCTTGTATACATGATGGACGACCCGTACTTGGTGGGCCTGGTCTTCTTGTACGTCGTAGTGATCTTCGGGCTGGACACTCGAAGGCTGGGAGCCTCACGACCGCTGGAGACAACCGTGGTCGGCACAATCGTCAGGATTGAACCGAACAACGTGCTCCGCGTGACGGTCGGTAAGTACTCGGATCTAGTTGCTGGATCGAAGGTCGCCTACATTCTGCCGGGAGACGACGCGTCGGCTCGTCGCCAAGGGACGGTTGCGAAGGTCTATCGGACGATCGGTGGTCCGGAGGCCGTTGTCATTGAGGATGTCGGAGTCCTTGCACCAGCCGGGCCGGCGTTTGAGCATGGGGACGTCGCCGTCCTGCCCGAAGCGGCTACTGCCAGCGGTGTCGGTCTTGTGTCAGACAACTCAAGGATTTCATCAATCAAGGTGCAGACGTTGTCGCTCTCTGGTCTTCAGGAGGGCTCGTTACTAGCGGCGAACGTGGCCGCAGATGGCGACCAGACCGAGGTCATCTATCAGGTCTTTGACGCCGCAGTCCGGCATGAGGACGCACAGGCGCTGACAATCGCAGAAGCCGTCCAGTTGGGCGTGTGGAGCACAGCGGAATGCGGGCTTGTCAGATACGGCTGGGTTCCGCCAGTGAACACACTCATCACCCCCGTTGATGGCTCATGCAGCACGAGCGTTCCTGACGAGTCCATTCTTCTTGGCCACCTGCCGGGAACTGAGTACCCCGTCGCACTCAATCGTGACGCACTGCGGGGGACACACATCGCCATCCTTGGCGTCACCGGATGCGGCAAGTCCGTCACCTCACGCTACCTTCTGAAGGAACTCGCGACCGATCACTCTCGCGTCGTGGTCGTCGATCTAACCGGCGAGTACGGACGTCTGCTACGCGATCCGGCGCCGAACGCGATAGTGACCCAGGAGGTCCAGGGCAAGCTCATCGCGTCAATCGAGAAGCTCATGCTGCAGATGGCTGAGTTCCCCAACAAGCGAGACCAGAACCTCATTCGCGACTGCGAGGCCAATCTGGACAAGGGTTTCCGGCAGTCTCTAGGGGACTGGATCACTGCTGACGACGGGACCTATGCACTGCTGGAGCTGCCGAGCTTTGAGAACACTGCTACTAGTCTGGAGTACACGCGTTGGTTCTTGCGGACGCTCTTTGATATCGCACGGACTGACGGGCTTGCGGGCAAGAACGTCACCGTGGTCCTGGAAGAGGCTCACACGGTGGTTCCAGAGTGGAACTTCGCCGGCGCCAGAGGGGACAGGTCGGCAGAGGGCCTGCTGAACTCGATAGCCCAAATAGCATTGCAGGGCCGGAAGTACGGGATCGGGTTCGTCGTCATCGCTCAACGCACCGCCAACGTCTCCAAGACCGTCCTGACGCAGTGCTCCTCCGTGATTGCGTTTAGAAGCTACGACAACACCAGTGCCGACTTCCTGTCGAACTACTTGGGTGACGAACTGGTCAAGGCACTACCAAACCTCCCTGACCGACACGCGATTGTGGTAGGGAGTGCCTTCCGCTCGCAGGTACCGCTGATATGTCAGGTGCTGGACATCGACGAGGGCAACGCCGAGGACGGTACTGTCGGGACGGGGCTTGAGGCGCAGGAGTCCGCAGACCCCCTGCCGGATACGTTGGTTGGCGCCCCGTCGATTGGCGAGTCGAGTCACCCATCAGTTCCTTCAGGGCTCGACGACGACATCCCGTTCTGA
- a CDS encoding YraN family protein codes for MSKKSLKSRGEDAAAAYLERCGICVVERSWHCDAGVIDIIAFDVDTLVVVDVKTRRAAQQVGSQAVTPAVTRRVIKLAEAYLEYAELQDKAWRYDRIELLVISEDRALLRHHRDALNA; via the coding sequence ATGTCCAAGAAGTCGCTGAAGTCGAGAGGTGAGGATGCCGCCGCCGCGTACTTGGAGCGTTGTGGCATCTGCGTTGTCGAGCGTAGCTGGCACTGTGATGCCGGGGTGATCGACATCATCGCGTTCGACGTTGACACGCTGGTCGTCGTCGACGTGAAGACGAGAAGGGCGGCCCAGCAGGTAGGAAGCCAGGCCGTCACACCGGCAGTCACTCGTCGTGTCATTAAGCTCGCGGAGGCGTACCTCGAGTACGCCGAACTGCAGGACAAAGCGTGGCGCTACGACCGCATCGAGCTGCTCGTGATCTCCGAGGACCGGGCACTCCTACGTCACCATCGCGACGCACTGAACGCCTAG
- the dcm gene encoding DNA (cytosine-5-)-methyltransferase — MSQLPVISLFAGAGGLDLAVHRCAEAPLVQDGADGPLETVVATDWDKAALASFERNFPGVPTLQGDIRQMTSSGIMKAAGLRKGDAFLVVGGPPCTPFSKSGFWLEEKRTSTDPDASLLDEYVRVVRDTQPAGFVLENVQGLTYRTHASQFARLLGQFSELGYNPQWKVLLAADYGVPQLRRRVFVVGRRDGVPFEFPTPTHGGISERHDSSDENLRPYVTARTAFKGLRTKAEPGEIADGAYGELLASVPPGHNYLWHTDRGGGSPVFGWRKRYWTFLLRLEPGRPSTTVQAQPGPWVGPFHWQNVRNGQGELRARRLRVPELLRLMTFPPTFYAGEDRSTVQRQIGNAVPLELGKVVIRSLLEQMGEL, encoded by the coding sequence GTGTCGCAACTCCCTGTCATAAGCCTGTTCGCGGGCGCTGGTGGCCTTGACCTTGCCGTGCATAGATGCGCTGAGGCTCCGCTCGTGCAGGATGGGGCGGACGGCCCTCTGGAGACGGTTGTTGCAACGGACTGGGACAAAGCTGCACTTGCGTCATTTGAGCGCAACTTCCCGGGGGTGCCAACGCTCCAAGGCGACATCAGACAGATGACGTCCTCAGGCATCATGAAGGCGGCCGGCCTCAGAAAGGGTGACGCATTCCTAGTCGTTGGGGGCCCTCCGTGTACGCCGTTCTCCAAGTCGGGCTTCTGGCTCGAGGAGAAGCGCACGAGTACTGACCCCGACGCCTCGCTGCTCGACGAGTACGTGCGTGTCGTGCGTGACACTCAGCCCGCCGGGTTCGTGCTAGAGAACGTGCAGGGGCTAACCTACCGTACCCACGCGAGCCAGTTCGCGAGACTACTTGGGCAGTTCTCCGAGCTTGGCTACAACCCCCAGTGGAAGGTTCTTCTGGCCGCTGACTACGGTGTGCCTCAGCTGCGGCGCCGGGTATTCGTTGTTGGTCGACGTGATGGCGTGCCGTTCGAGTTCCCGACTCCCACTCACGGGGGTATCAGCGAACGTCACGACAGCAGCGATGAGAACCTGAGACCCTATGTGACTGCACGCACTGCGTTCAAGGGCCTTCGCACGAAGGCGGAGCCAGGCGAGATTGCTGACGGTGCGTACGGCGAGCTTCTGGCGAGTGTTCCACCCGGCCACAACTACTTGTGGCACACAGACCGTGGTGGCGGATCGCCAGTGTTCGGCTGGCGCAAGCGGTACTGGACGTTCTTGCTGAGGCTGGAGCCCGGTAGGCCGTCGACGACGGTGCAAGCGCAACCGGGCCCGTGGGTCGGTCCATTCCACTGGCAGAATGTGAGGAATGGGCAAGGTGAACTGCGGGCTCGGCGACTTCGGGTGCCGGAACTGCTAAGGCTTATGACCTTTCCTCCTACCTTCTATGCAGGCGAAGATCGCAGCACGGTCCAACGGCAAATAGGGAATGCGGTGCCCCTTGAGCTCGGGAAGGTCGTCATTCGCTCGCTATTGGAGCAGATGGGCGAACTCTAG
- a CDS encoding HD domain-containing protein, whose amino-acid sequence MDASIAQASSGAPVAHRRALSTAGLVVAFGLVYSGVHLLPVGDQLRSALESILYLVPVLIALVAATVAARRTTGHLRREWTLTLIAVLILTAVEFNWSIYAAFIDPVGPPDGSFLLEMELVAYLLFIPVALWSVRGEGVTTLRKWSDGLDLGLLLLVNTFLTMVLVVKTTHGTLYLHDLSELTEFLSIVLDLALAFFLLGYRRPTKIEPRTLLGAVFGLWAIGDALYFGTLGVGTYVSGGTTAYAIDLFWMAGWGVLAATAWLRISRPAVESLSDEAQYTVPWAPLVTALLTLVVGIPYLLAIVLSGSVDRWDYILAGSVWLALASLVAARGVLMLAENTRLTVALAEAADVAHERASTSEARFQTVFAQAPLGIAIIEPASGMFREVNPAFCRILHRSRDELLTLSFRDITHPDDIAVSNRNNQQLTQGKIDSYTVEKRYLRSGGESVWVSLRVVSLVEGNGSPELHIGIMEDITDRRRAAGDLMESQMATIFALAKLAESRDDETGRHIECVQGLCRALAESLHTDIAFADRIDDEFVNMLFNAAPLHDVGKVGVPDAILLKPGKLTPEEFEVIKSHTLIGAETLAAVQGRHPTNAFIRMGADIARSHHERWDGTGYPDGLAGEQIPLTARIMAVADVYEALRSVRVYKAAMSHDEALRIIVEGAGTQFDPAVTGAFARIEERFETIWASAQ is encoded by the coding sequence ATGGACGCAAGCATCGCGCAAGCGTCATCAGGCGCACCCGTGGCTCATCGACGGGCGCTTTCAACTGCGGGCTTGGTCGTCGCGTTCGGCCTGGTCTACTCTGGCGTCCATCTTCTTCCAGTGGGGGATCAGCTGCGTTCGGCGCTGGAAAGCATCCTGTACCTCGTGCCCGTGCTGATCGCCCTGGTCGCAGCCACAGTAGCGGCCCGACGCACAACGGGTCACCTGCGCAGGGAGTGGACGCTGACGCTCATCGCCGTGCTCATACTCACGGCTGTCGAGTTCAACTGGTCCATCTACGCCGCGTTCATCGACCCAGTGGGACCGCCGGACGGCAGCTTCTTGCTGGAAATGGAACTGGTCGCGTACCTACTCTTCATCCCCGTGGCCCTGTGGTCGGTTCGAGGAGAGGGAGTGACCACCCTGCGCAAGTGGAGCGACGGGCTGGACTTGGGACTCCTGCTCCTCGTGAACACGTTCCTCACCATGGTTCTCGTGGTGAAGACCACGCACGGCACCCTCTACCTGCATGACCTGAGTGAACTCACTGAATTCCTCTCGATCGTCCTCGACCTCGCCCTCGCGTTCTTCCTTCTTGGCTACCGACGACCAACGAAGATTGAACCGCGGACACTTCTCGGAGCGGTATTCGGCCTGTGGGCGATCGGTGATGCGCTGTACTTCGGGACTCTGGGCGTAGGGACGTACGTTTCGGGCGGCACCACCGCCTACGCGATCGATCTGTTCTGGATGGCCGGATGGGGCGTCCTGGCAGCGACGGCGTGGTTGCGCATTTCGCGCCCGGCGGTCGAGTCACTATCCGACGAAGCACAGTACACCGTTCCGTGGGCCCCACTCGTTACTGCACTGCTCACACTTGTCGTCGGTATCCCGTACCTGCTCGCGATCGTCCTCTCGGGTTCGGTCGATCGGTGGGACTACATCTTGGCCGGCTCCGTGTGGCTTGCACTCGCTTCGCTCGTCGCGGCACGCGGAGTGCTGATGCTCGCCGAGAACACCCGCCTAACCGTGGCGCTCGCCGAGGCAGCCGACGTTGCGCATGAGCGAGCGTCGACGAGCGAGGCGCGGTTTCAGACCGTCTTCGCTCAGGCCCCGCTCGGTATTGCGATCATCGAGCCGGCGTCGGGGATGTTCCGCGAGGTCAATCCGGCGTTCTGCAGGATCCTTCACCGCAGCCGAGATGAGCTGTTGACCCTCAGCTTCCGAGACATCACCCACCCGGATGACATCGCCGTGTCCAATCGCAACAACCAGCAGCTGACACAGGGGAAGATCGACTCCTACACCGTCGAGAAGCGCTATCTGCGCAGCGGTGGAGAATCGGTCTGGGTGTCGCTGCGCGTGGTCTCCCTCGTCGAAGGCAACGGCTCGCCTGAACTGCACATCGGAATCATGGAAGACATCACCGACCGGCGTCGTGCGGCCGGTGATCTCATGGAATCTCAGATGGCGACGATTTTCGCGCTCGCGAAGCTCGCTGAGTCCCGGGACGACGAGACCGGACGGCACATCGAGTGCGTTCAAGGTCTGTGCAGGGCGCTCGCGGAGTCGCTACACACCGACATCGCGTTCGCGGATCGGATCGACGACGAGTTCGTGAACATGCTCTTCAATGCCGCCCCGCTGCACGATGTGGGCAAGGTCGGCGTTCCCGATGCGATTCTGCTCAAGCCGGGCAAGCTCACCCCCGAGGAATTCGAGGTCATCAAGAGCCACACGCTCATCGGCGCCGAGACCCTCGCCGCTGTGCAGGGAAGACACCCGACGAACGCCTTCATCCGCATGGGCGCAGACATCGCCCGCTCGCATCACGAGCGGTGGGACGGGACGGGGTATCCGGACGGCCTGGCAGGGGAGCAGATTCCGCTGACGGCCCGGATCATGGCGGTCGCCGACGTGTACGAAGCGTTGCGATCCGTCCGCGTCTACAAGGCCGCCATGTCGCATGACGAAGCGCTGCGCATCATCGTTGAGGGAGCGGGGACTCAATTCGACCCCGCGGTGACAGGGGCTTTCGCTCGGATCGAGGAACGGTTCGAAACGATCTGGGCATCGGCCCAGTAG
- a CDS encoding AarF/ABC1/UbiB kinase family protein: MPAMTRSERYRRIVTVLLDEGFATLASQLGLHAPWLASLRGDRAKGAEAELTPEQRLRRAMERLGPTFAKIGQMLSVRPDLIPASFADELARLQDTMEPFPFEQVKAEIETSFGGPLEESFTEFDEVPAAAASIGQVHMAVLLDGTPVAVKVQRPSIHEVIEADLDILRTQARRVQGRTDLGQRYDLVGLVDEFSRAIREECDYLNEAENCERLATAFADDPDVHFPAVYWERTTPTVLTLERIEGIPFNRLDELDRQKVDRQAAARKGIVCYYEQIFMHGFFHADPHPGNLFAMADGRVAFTDFGRCGSLSDHARRQVADLLIAIIEQDGQLATDILLEVSGGSADIDILALQRDVTTLIAKYYDLELHEVNSKTLIVEVMSLIGKRGLTMSSEFALLLTTFATLQALGTSVDPRFHFVNSVQPFARRLVEEQMKPEALLQGFAGTLRRAGRALQNLPDSVTRALRRVGDGDLRMTVRPAGFDPLMSRVEEAVDRLAFALVVAAFVVGFATLLTRADLPWWMELIAQFAIVCAAGVGVWFFASIIFRRFRRRSRDD; the protein is encoded by the coding sequence ATGCCCGCCATGACTCGTAGCGAACGCTACCGCAGAATCGTCACCGTCCTGCTCGACGAGGGGTTCGCGACCCTCGCGAGCCAACTCGGACTGCACGCGCCGTGGCTCGCATCGCTTCGCGGCGACCGCGCGAAGGGCGCCGAGGCCGAGCTGACCCCGGAGCAGCGCCTGCGCCGTGCGATGGAGCGGCTCGGACCCACGTTCGCGAAGATCGGCCAGATGCTGTCCGTGCGCCCCGACCTCATTCCGGCATCATTCGCCGATGAGCTCGCCCGACTGCAGGACACGATGGAGCCGTTCCCGTTCGAGCAGGTCAAGGCTGAGATCGAGACGTCCTTCGGCGGGCCGCTCGAAGAGTCGTTCACCGAGTTCGACGAGGTCCCTGCGGCGGCGGCGAGCATCGGCCAGGTGCACATGGCGGTGTTGCTCGACGGCACGCCGGTGGCGGTCAAGGTGCAGCGCCCCAGCATCCACGAAGTGATCGAGGCTGACCTCGACATCCTGCGCACCCAGGCGCGCCGCGTTCAGGGACGCACCGACTTGGGGCAAAGGTACGACCTTGTCGGCCTTGTCGACGAGTTCTCACGCGCAATCCGCGAGGAGTGCGACTACTTGAACGAGGCCGAGAACTGCGAGCGTCTCGCGACCGCGTTCGCCGACGACCCGGATGTACACTTCCCCGCCGTCTACTGGGAGCGCACGACGCCCACGGTCCTCACCCTCGAGCGCATCGAAGGCATCCCGTTCAACCGCCTCGACGAACTCGACCGCCAGAAGGTCGATCGCCAAGCTGCCGCCCGCAAGGGCATCGTCTGCTACTACGAGCAGATCTTCATGCACGGCTTCTTCCACGCCGATCCGCATCCCGGCAACCTCTTCGCGATGGCTGACGGGCGCGTCGCGTTCACCGACTTCGGCCGGTGTGGCAGCCTGAGCGACCACGCCAGACGGCAGGTCGCCGACCTGCTCATCGCGATCATCGAGCAGGACGGCCAGCTCGCGACCGACATCCTGCTCGAGGTCAGCGGCGGTTCGGCCGACATCGACATCCTCGCGCTTCAGCGCGACGTCACCACCCTCATCGCCAAGTACTACGACCTCGAGCTGCACGAAGTGAACAGCAAGACCCTCATCGTCGAGGTCATGTCCCTCATCGGGAAGCGTGGCCTGACGATGTCGAGCGAGTTCGCGCTGCTGCTTACGACATTCGCGACGCTGCAAGCGCTCGGCACATCGGTCGACCCACGGTTCCACTTCGTGAACTCTGTGCAGCCATTCGCGCGACGCCTCGTCGAGGAGCAGATGAAGCCCGAGGCGCTGCTTCAGGGCTTCGCGGGTACGCTTCGCCGAGCAGGTCGCGCGCTGCAGAACCTGCCCGACAGCGTCACGCGCGCACTGCGTCGCGTCGGCGACGGCGACCTGCGCATGACGGTGCGTCCTGCCGGATTCGACCCCTTGATGTCACGCGTCGAGGAGGCTGTCGACAGGCTCGCATTCGCCCTGGTCGTGGCGGCGTTCGTGGTTGGGTTCGCGACGCTGCTCACCCGCGCCGATCTGCCCTGGTGGATGGAGCTCATCGCGCAGTTCGCCATCGTGTGCGCCGCGGGCGTGGGTGTGTGGTTCTTCGCCTCGATCATCTTCCGTCGCTTCAGGCGCCGTAGCCGCGACGACTGA